A single genomic interval of Aegicerativicinus sediminis harbors:
- a CDS encoding vanadium-dependent haloperoxidase — MIRIFFSVCVFISLFSCKEEKSTINTVQKTAFAEPLGENNVAYKWGKVALEATAHDTEWFKPRPTITSRYLALIFVSVFDAWTRYDSVATPVYLNGIARRPIEEQNLKNKEIAISYAAYRAMNEYYYSDSIYLKKVMLDFGLNPNDNSLDPTTPQGIGNLAAKAVIEARRGDGSNQYGEEKGSQGRPYHNYVNYEPINPVDKNIDPNRWQPKYFSDGQGGRFAPECLTPYWDKVTPIGLESGDQFRPGPPPMIGSEQLEKEVWEVIELQANLTDEQKALVEFMRDGPQSVQQAGHWLKFAQDVSRRDEHTLDEDVKMYFYNQIVAMDAFIASWDSKMFYDFARPYALVHEYFGEQKIKAWGGIGKGIMEMEGKNWRPYSPDTFLCPPFPSYTSGHSTISGGCAEALRLWTGSDEFGEEVELVAGALTEPENLGDTVTLSFPTFSKTAEMAGISRVLGGYHIQADNIEGLKLGRNVAKEDWKFYQKHVNGENDIQ, encoded by the coding sequence ATGATCAGAATCTTCTTTTCGGTCTGTGTATTTATTAGTTTATTTTCTTGTAAAGAAGAAAAATCGACTATAAATACTGTCCAAAAAACTGCATTTGCCGAACCTCTTGGAGAAAACAATGTGGCTTATAAATGGGGGAAAGTAGCTCTTGAGGCCACTGCTCATGATACAGAATGGTTTAAACCCAGACCAACTATAACTTCTAGATACTTGGCTTTAATTTTTGTTTCCGTTTTTGATGCTTGGACCCGCTACGATTCAGTGGCTACTCCAGTTTATTTAAATGGTATTGCTAGGAGACCTATTGAAGAACAAAATTTAAAAAATAAAGAGATTGCCATTAGTTATGCAGCTTACCGTGCAATGAATGAGTATTATTATTCCGATTCAATCTATTTAAAAAAAGTAATGTTAGATTTCGGTTTAAATCCTAATGACAATTCTTTAGACCCAACGACTCCCCAAGGAATAGGTAATCTTGCTGCCAAAGCGGTTATTGAAGCTCGACGGGGTGATGGTTCCAATCAATACGGTGAGGAAAAAGGGTCACAAGGCCGACCATATCATAATTATGTTAATTATGAACCAATTAACCCTGTTGATAAAAACATAGATCCTAATAGATGGCAGCCAAAATATTTTTCAGATGGGCAAGGTGGACGTTTTGCACCAGAATGTTTAACCCCCTATTGGGATAAAGTGACACCAATTGGATTGGAATCTGGAGATCAATTTAGGCCAGGACCACCACCAATGATCGGTTCTGAACAATTGGAAAAAGAGGTTTGGGAAGTCATTGAATTGCAGGCTAATTTAACTGATGAGCAGAAAGCCCTAGTTGAATTTATGAGAGATGGTCCTCAATCTGTACAACAAGCCGGACATTGGTTAAAATTTGCCCAAGACGTATCACGTCGTGACGAGCATACTCTAGATGAAGATGTTAAAATGTATTTCTACAATCAAATTGTCGCCATGGATGCGTTTATAGCCTCATGGGATTCTAAAATGTTTTATGATTTTGCTCGGCCCTATGCCCTAGTTCACGAATATTTCGGGGAACAAAAAATAAAAGCTTGGGGAGGCATCGGTAAAGGAATCATGGAAATGGAAGGAAAAAATTGGCGGCCATACTCCCCAGATACATTTTTATGTCCTCCATTCCCAAGTTACACCTCTGGGCATAGTACTATTAGCGGTGGATGTGCTGAAGCCTTGAGATTATGGACAGGAAGTGATGAATTTGGGGAAGAGGTAGAATTGGTTGCAGGTGCTTTAACAGAACCTGAAAATTTGGGTGATACGGTGACTTTAAGTTTCCCGACATTTTCAAAAACAGCTGAAATGGCTGGTATCTCTAGGGTTTTGGGTGGTTATCATATTCAAGCGGATAATATTGAAGGATTAAAATTGGGTAGAAACGTTGCCAAGGAAGATTGGAAATTTTATCAAAAGCATGTAAACGGAGAAAATGATATCCAATAA
- a CDS encoding START-like domain-containing protein produces MDEKIKFEMEFPIHASPQLLYQYISTPSGLSEWFADNVNSRGEKFTFIWDASQEKAKLLSKKSGERVKFRWLVDEEDGHSYFFEIRIQVDDITKDVSLIVTDFAEEDEVEEAKMLWDNQISDLKHVLGSP; encoded by the coding sequence ATGGATGAAAAAATAAAGTTTGAGATGGAGTTCCCCATCCACGCTTCACCACAACTTTTGTATCAATATATTTCAACACCTTCAGGTTTGTCTGAATGGTTTGCTGACAACGTAAATTCTAGAGGTGAGAAATTCACTTTTATTTGGGATGCCAGTCAGGAAAAAGCTAAGCTACTTAGTAAAAAGAGTGGTGAACGAGTTAAATTTCGTTGGTTAGTCGACGAGGAAGATGGGCATTCTTATTTTTTCGAAATACGTATCCAAGTAGATGATATTACAAAAGATGTCTCGTTAATAGTAACGGATTTCGCTGAGGAAGATGAAGTGGAAGAAGCCAAAATGTTATGGGATAATCAAATTTCCGATTTAAAGCATGTATTAGGTTCGCCCTAA
- a CDS encoding aminotransferase class IV — protein MINVNGRLLQQDAPSIYLDNRGFKYADSVFETLKVVRGKILFWEDHYFRLMSSMRIMRMEIPMTFTMEFLEEEIRKTIETEPNENSVYRVRLVVARTGGGLYSPNTNDIDYYISFASLQNELYSINEDDYEVDLFKDYYVNTGLLSNIKKSDKSLNVLGSIYAKENDFQNCLLLNNDKHLVEALNGNIFLVFGNTIKTPSLDQGVLKGIIRQQLIEIIKKDPNYNLEETSISPFELQRADEVFITNVIIGIQPVSRYRKKDFEKVNVNYLLEQLNEKVKNQL, from the coding sequence ATGATTAATGTTAACGGTAGATTATTACAGCAAGACGCTCCTTCTATTTATTTAGATAATAGAGGATTTAAATATGCCGATAGTGTTTTTGAAACGCTTAAAGTAGTACGGGGAAAAATTCTTTTCTGGGAAGATCATTATTTTCGTTTGATGTCTTCCATGCGAATAATGAGGATGGAAATCCCTATGACCTTCACTATGGAATTTTTGGAAGAAGAAATTCGTAAAACGATTGAGACTGAACCTAATGAAAATTCTGTGTACCGTGTTAGATTAGTTGTTGCAAGAACAGGAGGAGGGCTTTATAGTCCAAATACTAATGACATAGATTATTATATAAGTTTCGCTTCCTTACAAAATGAATTATATTCAATAAACGAAGATGATTATGAAGTTGATTTATTTAAGGATTATTACGTCAATACTGGTCTGTTATCGAATATTAAAAAGTCAGATAAAAGTTTGAATGTTTTAGGGAGTATATATGCCAAGGAAAATGATTTTCAAAATTGTTTGCTTTTAAATAATGACAAGCATTTGGTTGAGGCCCTAAATGGAAACATATTCCTAGTTTTTGGTAACACCATAAAGACACCTTCATTAGATCAGGGAGTTTTAAAGGGAATCATAAGGCAACAGCTGATTGAAATAATTAAAAAAGATCCAAATTATAATTTGGAAGAAACTTCAATTTCACCTTTTGAACTTCAAAGAGCCGATGAGGTTTTTATTACTAACGTTATTATTGGGATACAGCCTGTTAGTAGATACCGCAAAAAGGATTTCGAAAAAGTTAACGTTAATTATTTACTAGAACAGTTAAACGAGAAGGTTAAAAATCAGTTATAA
- a CDS encoding YqgE/AlgH family protein has protein sequence MITLKPEKGHLLIAEPSIIGDMSFNRSVILLADHSSEGTIGFIMNKPLKFTLNELISTTDKSFKVYNGGPVEQDNLFFIHTVPHLIPDSIEISLGIYWGGDFDKVLELLTTNQLKETDIRFFLGYSGWEPNQLENELSANSWVVTKNEFANELIKKCCNNFWKDKMLELGGEYSIWSNAPENPSYN, from the coding sequence ATGATTACTCTAAAGCCCGAAAAAGGACATCTGCTTATTGCTGAACCATCTATCATCGGTGATATGTCTTTCAACCGATCGGTCATTCTATTGGCTGATCATTCTTCTGAGGGGACTATTGGTTTCATTATGAATAAACCATTAAAATTTACGCTTAATGAACTTATCTCCACAACAGATAAATCGTTTAAGGTTTACAATGGGGGTCCTGTGGAACAAGACAATTTATTCTTTATCCATACGGTTCCTCATCTCATTCCTGATAGTATTGAAATTTCTTTAGGAATTTATTGGGGTGGAGATTTCGACAAGGTATTGGAATTATTAACCACCAACCAATTAAAAGAAACGGATATTCGATTCTTCTTAGGATATTCTGGGTGGGAACCCAATCAGCTGGAAAATGAGCTTTCTGCAAATTCATGGGTAGTTACTAAAAATGAATTTGCCAATGAGTTAATCAAAAAATGTTGTAACAATTTTTGGAAAGATAAAATGCTTGAACTTGGAGGTGAATATTCCATTTGGTCCAATGCTCCTGAAAACCCAAGTTATAACTGA
- a CDS encoding HU family DNA-binding protein has protein sequence MNKSDLIDGMAENAGITKAAAKKALDSFLIDIEGALQKGKRVSLVGFGSWSVAKRAAREGRNPQTGKTIKIKAKNVVKFKAGSDLNDAIN, from the coding sequence ATGAACAAATCAGATTTAATCGATGGAATGGCAGAAAATGCTGGAATTACTAAAGCTGCGGCTAAGAAAGCATTAGATTCTTTTTTAATAGATATAGAAGGTGCTCTTCAAAAAGGTAAAAGAGTTTCTTTAGTAGGATTTGGATCTTGGTCAGTTGCTAAAAGAGCAGCTCGCGAAGGTAGAAACCCACAAACTGGCAAAACTATTAAAATTAAAGCAAAAAATGTTGTGAAGTTTAAAGCAGGTTCAGACTTGAATGACGCAATTAACTAA
- the fmt gene encoding methionyl-tRNA formyltransferase yields MHEDLRIVFMGTPDFAVATLKKLVENNYNIVGVITAPDRPAGRGQKLKQSAVKNYAIEKNLHVMQPTNLKSEQFLEELKSLNANLQVVVAFRMLPKAVWQMPKFGTFNLHASLLPDYRGAAPIHWAIINGEKKSGVTTFFIDDKIDTGEIILSKTIEIGKTTTVGELHDKMMELGGELVIETVDLIKNGNIKTEKQPESEQLKTANKLTKENTKIDWSLPVESIFNKIRGLNPYPAAWSVLLTNDTEYLVKLYDVDFESTEHPKPVGTIIIEGDSMKVSAKDGFILVNELQLQGKRKMDIKSFLNGFSFSKDAKML; encoded by the coding sequence ATGCACGAGGATCTACGTATCGTATTTATGGGCACCCCAGATTTCGCGGTGGCCACATTAAAAAAGTTAGTTGAAAACAATTATAATATAGTTGGAGTAATCACCGCACCAGATAGACCTGCCGGTAGAGGCCAAAAACTTAAGCAATCGGCTGTAAAAAATTATGCCATAGAAAAGAATTTACATGTAATGCAGCCAACCAACCTAAAATCTGAACAGTTTTTGGAAGAATTGAAGTCGTTAAATGCAAATCTGCAAGTCGTGGTTGCATTTAGAATGTTACCGAAAGCGGTATGGCAGATGCCCAAGTTTGGCACATTTAATTTACATGCCTCCCTGCTTCCAGATTACCGTGGTGCAGCACCAATCCATTGGGCTATTATTAATGGTGAAAAAAAATCTGGTGTGACCACATTCTTTATCGACGATAAAATCGATACTGGTGAAATTATTTTAAGCAAAACGATCGAAATTGGCAAAACTACAACGGTTGGTGAATTGCATGATAAAATGATGGAACTAGGAGGCGAATTGGTCATTGAAACTGTAGATCTTATTAAAAACGGAAATATTAAAACCGAAAAGCAACCTGAAAGTGAACAGCTTAAAACAGCCAACAAGCTAACTAAAGAAAACACTAAAATTGATTGGTCTCTTCCAGTTGAATCTATATTTAATAAAATAAGGGGGTTAAATCCATATCCTGCCGCATGGTCTGTGCTCCTTACGAACGATACTGAATACTTAGTTAAATTGTACGATGTTGATTTTGAATCTACTGAACATCCTAAACCTGTTGGAACTATAATTATTGAGGGAGACAGCATGAAGGTTAGCGCAAAGGATGGCTTTATTTTGGTGAATGAATTGCAGCTTCAAGGAAAAAGGAAAATGGATATAAAATCCTTTTTAAATGGTTTTTCATTTTCCAAAGACGCAAAAATGCTCTAA
- a CDS encoding RecQ family ATP-dependent DNA helicase codes for MTKSPFEILQHYWGYNQFNPHQKEIIQHVLDMNDALVLLPTGGGKSLCYQIPSLVTDGICLVITPLIALMNDQINRLKEQGIKAIGLGGNIHYNRLNELLDNAVYGNYKFLYLSPERFQQSLVKERIAQMDINFIAIDEAHCISQWGHDFRPAYLELQEIRDLKPNVPIIALTATAKPKVVEEICNYLKIESRDIFKGTFHRDNLAISVKQTEDKLYQILHEVSTVSESCIIYVRSRNESEKVSEYLIKNNIKSSFFHGGLSNDQKAERLESWKSNQCQVMVATTAFGMGIDKKDVRLIIHYSLPESLESYYQEIGRAGRDGKASKALILLDQHDKSRLIEQFLANLPTVKDLKLIYRKLSSFLQIPYGEGTNDIFPLNFKKFCNVYGFNTLMAYNALELLDRNSVIELAQNFKYKTTLKFETSTQEIFKYLENNKSMQGLVQTILRTYGGIFEHELPINLELLAQKTSIPESEIVNRLKKLETDGLIVFHNSVTDTQVTFLEPREDDATINRIASKLKEYYSTKESNIHSVIHFFYDNNECKMRSLVSYFGEELPNNCGVCSVCLEKTTKPLGLDYRQLRNTIITILESGPLTSRLIQQKTKLEQKVLIEILKRMLEDDIIEITDNNQYKIKFS; via the coding sequence ATGACTAAATCACCTTTCGAAATATTACAGCACTATTGGGGTTACAACCAATTCAATCCACATCAGAAGGAAATAATCCAGCATGTATTAGATATGAATGATGCTCTCGTTCTATTACCAACTGGTGGAGGAAAGTCTCTTTGTTACCAAATTCCTTCATTGGTAACAGATGGAATTTGCTTGGTAATTACCCCACTTATAGCCTTAATGAACGACCAAATAAACCGTTTGAAAGAGCAGGGAATTAAAGCTATTGGGCTAGGCGGTAATATACATTATAACCGGCTAAATGAATTACTGGATAATGCTGTTTATGGTAATTATAAATTTCTTTATCTATCTCCAGAGCGATTTCAGCAAAGTTTGGTTAAAGAACGAATTGCCCAGATGGATATTAACTTTATTGCTATAGATGAAGCGCATTGTATTTCGCAATGGGGCCATGATTTTAGACCAGCTTATTTGGAATTACAAGAAATCCGTGATCTTAAACCCAATGTGCCAATAATTGCTCTAACTGCAACGGCCAAACCGAAAGTAGTCGAGGAAATTTGCAATTATTTAAAAATTGAATCAAGAGATATTTTTAAAGGCACCTTTCATCGAGACAACCTAGCCATTTCAGTTAAGCAAACTGAGGATAAACTTTACCAAATTCTCCATGAGGTTAGTACCGTTTCCGAATCCTGCATAATTTACGTCAGGAGTAGAAATGAATCTGAAAAGGTCTCAGAATATTTAATAAAGAATAATATCAAATCATCTTTTTTCCATGGCGGATTAAGTAATGATCAAAAAGCTGAGCGATTAGAATCCTGGAAATCTAACCAATGTCAAGTTATGGTAGCAACCACTGCCTTTGGAATGGGAATAGACAAGAAAGACGTACGATTGATAATCCACTATTCCTTACCTGAAAGTTTAGAAAGTTATTATCAAGAAATTGGGCGTGCCGGAAGGGATGGAAAGGCATCCAAAGCATTAATTTTATTAGACCAACATGATAAATCTAGGTTAATCGAACAGTTTTTGGCTAACCTTCCAACCGTAAAAGATTTAAAACTGATTTATCGCAAACTTAGTAGCTTTCTTCAAATCCCATACGGCGAAGGAACAAATGACATATTCCCTTTAAATTTTAAGAAGTTTTGCAATGTTTATGGCTTTAATACCTTAATGGCTTATAATGCCTTAGAATTATTAGATCGTAATAGTGTAATTGAACTTGCCCAAAATTTTAAGTATAAAACAACCCTCAAATTTGAAACCAGTACCCAGGAAATTTTCAAATACCTTGAAAACAATAAAAGTATGCAAGGTTTGGTACAAACAATTTTAAGAACCTATGGAGGAATATTCGAGCATGAATTGCCAATAAATCTTGAATTGTTAGCTCAAAAAACCAGTATACCAGAAAGTGAAATAGTTAATCGATTAAAGAAGTTGGAAACAGATGGTTTGATTGTTTTTCATAATTCTGTAACTGATACCCAAGTAACTTTTTTAGAGCCCAGAGAGGATGATGCAACCATAAACAGAATTGCTTCTAAATTGAAAGAGTATTATTCGACCAAAGAATCCAATATTCATTCTGTCATCCATTTCTTTTATGATAACAATGAATGCAAAATGAGATCCTTGGTATCTTATTTTGGAGAAGAATTACCTAATAATTGTGGTGTTTGTTCAGTATGTTTGGAAAAGACTACAAAACCCCTGGGTTTAGATTACAGGCAATTAAGGAATACTATTATCACCATATTAGAATCCGGTCCGCTAACAAGTCGTCTAATTCAGCAAAAAACCAAGTTAGAACAAAAGGTATTAATTGAAATCCTAAAAAGGATGCTAGAGGATGACATAATTGAAATTACAGATAATAACCAATATAAAATCAAATTTTCGTAA
- a CDS encoding AAA family ATPase, translating into MKSRKIVITGGPGTGKTSVINELKNQGYTCLEEISRQVTLDARKDGTEQLFLTDPVEFSRRLLEGRIAQFEEASSFPDPLIFIDRGIPDILAYMHYINVPYPDFFKQASKLHSYDHVFVLPPWASIFESDSERYENFDQAKLIHENLLETYSKFDYQLHEVPFGSIVHRADFILDVLKEND; encoded by the coding sequence TTGAAATCAAGAAAAATTGTCATAACCGGAGGGCCAGGTACAGGAAAAACCTCTGTTATCAATGAATTAAAAAACCAAGGCTACACCTGTCTTGAAGAAATTTCTAGACAAGTGACCCTAGATGCCAGAAAAGATGGAACGGAACAACTATTTTTAACCGATCCTGTAGAATTTAGTCGAAGGTTATTAGAAGGAAGGATAGCCCAATTTGAAGAAGCATCATCTTTTCCGGATCCACTTATTTTTATCGATCGTGGAATACCCGACATTTTAGCTTACATGCATTATATCAATGTTCCTTATCCCGATTTTTTCAAGCAGGCATCTAAATTACACAGCTACGACCATGTTTTTGTATTGCCGCCTTGGGCATCAATTTTTGAAAGTGATAGTGAACGATATGAAAATTTCGATCAGGCAAAATTAATTCATGAAAACCTGCTGGAAACCTACTCTAAATTTGATTATCAACTTCATGAAGTTCCATTTGGAAGCATCGTACACCGAGCAGATTTCATTCTTGATGTGTTAAAAGAGAATGACTAA
- a CDS encoding DUF493 family protein, translating into MALSKEQEEFYNKLRSQLFETASWPSEYLYKFIVPSDKNKIKQIEDLFDNLGAVIKTTESKNGKYTSVSINVNMKNPDAVIEKYQEIGEKVEGVISL; encoded by the coding sequence ATGGCGTTAAGTAAAGAACAAGAAGAATTTTACAATAAATTAAGATCACAATTATTTGAAACGGCGAGCTGGCCGAGTGAATATTTATACAAGTTTATTGTGCCTTCAGATAAAAATAAAATAAAACAGATTGAGGATTTGTTCGACAATTTAGGTGCGGTAATTAAAACCACTGAGTCTAAAAATGGAAAGTATACTAGCGTTTCCATAAATGTAAACATGAAAAATCCTGATGCTGTTATTGAAAAATATCAGGAAATTGGTGAAAAGGTTGAGGGCGTAATTTCTCTCTAA
- a CDS encoding DUF4290 domain-containing protein: MTNELEYNTEREHLIIPEYGRHLQKMVNYAKDLPTKEERNKVAKAIISVMGNLQPHLRDVPDFQHKLWDQLYIISNFELDADSPYEIPSKEELMSRPEPLKYPQNHPKYRFYGNNIKTMIDVANTWEDGDMKDALIYTIANHMKKCFLNWNKDTVEDDVIFGHLKELSGGKIRLSESDEDLTDASSLMRGKKKHSKGHHKKKSNRGRKRY, translated from the coding sequence TTGACTAACGAATTAGAATATAATACAGAGCGGGAGCATCTTATCATACCAGAGTATGGTCGACACCTTCAAAAGATGGTGAATTATGCAAAGGATCTTCCGACAAAGGAGGAAAGAAATAAGGTGGCGAAGGCAATTATCTCTGTAATGGGAAATCTTCAACCACATTTAAGGGATGTGCCAGATTTTCAACATAAACTTTGGGATCAACTTTATATCATATCGAATTTTGAATTAGATGCAGATTCACCATATGAAATTCCCTCTAAAGAAGAATTGATGTCTCGTCCAGAGCCTTTAAAATATCCACAAAACCATCCCAAATACCGGTTTTATGGTAACAACATTAAAACTATGATAGATGTTGCTAATACATGGGAAGACGGCGATATGAAGGATGCCTTAATTTATACAATTGCCAATCACATGAAAAAATGTTTCCTCAATTGGAATAAAGATACCGTTGAGGATGATGTCATTTTTGGCCATTTAAAGGAACTTTCTGGAGGAAAAATTAGATTGAGTGAAAGCGATGAGGATCTTACGGATGCTTCAAGCTTAATGAGAGGCAAAAAGAAACATTCCAAAGGTCACCACAAGAAGAAATCTAACCGAGGTCGTAAACGTTACTAA
- the murA gene encoding UDP-N-acetylglucosamine 1-carboxyvinyltransferase, with protein sequence MSTFVIEGGQPLKGSIKPQGAKNEALQILCAVLLTKEKIVINNIPDIVDVNKLISLLGKLGVKIEKLSQGSYSFQADDIKLSYLESPEFKEDGKGLRGSIMIVGPLLARFGKGYIPKPGGDKIGRRRLDTHFEGFINLGAKFRYRKEDQFYGVEADRLKGAYMLLDEASVTGTANIVMAAVLAEGTTTIYNAACEPYLQQLCKMLNRMGAKISGIGSNLLKIEGVDELHGTEHTMLPDMIEIGSWIGLAAMTRSELTISNVSWDDLGLIPNVFRKLGITVEKDGDNIHIPKHNDGYEIQNYIDGSILTIADAPWPGFTPDLLSIILVVATQARGSVLVHQKMFESRLFFVDKLIDMGAKIILCDPHRATVIGHDFKSTLKATTMTSPDIRAGVSLLIAALSAKGTSTIHNIEQIDRGYERIDERLKAIGAKIQRV encoded by the coding sequence ATGTCTACATTTGTTATTGAAGGGGGACAACCTTTAAAAGGTAGTATTAAACCCCAAGGCGCAAAGAACGAAGCCCTTCAAATACTTTGTGCAGTTTTGCTTACTAAAGAAAAAATTGTCATTAATAATATTCCAGATATTGTTGATGTTAATAAATTGATTTCTCTTTTAGGTAAACTAGGGGTTAAAATTGAAAAGTTAAGTCAAGGCTCTTATTCGTTTCAAGCCGATGATATTAAACTTTCTTACTTAGAATCTCCTGAATTTAAGGAAGACGGGAAGGGATTACGAGGAAGTATTATGATAGTAGGCCCTCTTTTGGCACGTTTTGGTAAGGGATATATTCCAAAACCAGGAGGTGATAAGATAGGAAGACGGCGGTTGGATACGCATTTTGAAGGTTTTATAAACTTAGGTGCAAAATTCAGATACCGGAAAGAAGACCAATTTTATGGGGTTGAAGCTGATAGATTAAAAGGTGCTTACATGCTCTTAGATGAAGCCTCCGTAACCGGTACTGCGAACATTGTAATGGCTGCAGTTTTGGCTGAAGGAACAACTACCATTTATAATGCTGCTTGCGAACCATATCTCCAACAATTATGCAAAATGCTGAATAGGATGGGAGCTAAGATTAGCGGTATTGGTTCTAATCTTCTAAAAATAGAAGGTGTAGATGAGCTTCATGGTACAGAACATACAATGTTACCAGATATGATTGAAATTGGTAGTTGGATTGGGCTTGCCGCAATGACGCGTAGTGAACTTACCATTTCCAATGTAAGTTGGGATGATTTAGGACTTATTCCTAATGTTTTCAGAAAACTAGGGATTACCGTTGAAAAGGATGGAGATAATATTCATATTCCTAAACACAATGATGGTTATGAGATACAAAATTATATTGACGGTTCAATTTTAACCATTGCAGATGCGCCATGGCCTGGATTTACCCCTGATCTACTTAGTATAATTTTGGTTGTGGCAACGCAAGCTAGAGGTAGTGTGTTAGTGCACCAAAAAATGTTCGAGAGTCGATTGTTTTTCGTTGATAAATTAATAGACATGGGAGCTAAAATCATACTGTGTGATCCCCATAGGGCAACAGTAATTGGTCATGATTTTAAGTCTACATTGAAGGCTACTACAATGACCTCACCTGATATCAGGGCAGGGGTTTCACTTTTAATTGCAGCTCTTTCCGCTAAAGGCACCTCTACGATTCACAATATTGAACAAATAGATCGTGGTTATGAAAGGATTGACGAACGCCTTAAAGCCATCGGAGCAAAGATCCAACGTGTTTAA
- a CDS encoding DUF6090 family protein — protein MPKIFKSIRFKYIFQNKIKKYVFYAIGEIILVVIGILIALKINNWNTQKVKKQEEIEIYKNIKDQISQNLEEIKVVKNKNEFYGNQYEFANHLISSKNFKNADTLAIMAMNLSQYSDFNGNGNVFETLVNSGDFKLIENTEIQNKLQKLQSTYSYMNKLEDIHWEIIMKELSPELRGVINYSNLQIVKPDKLYSVELQNIFIESIFLTKGKNAVYNLALTEINNLTNLIDNELKKYPAN, from the coding sequence ATGCCGAAAATATTTAAATCTATACGCTTTAAATATATCTTTCAAAATAAGATTAAGAAATATGTATTTTATGCTATCGGTGAGATAATTTTGGTTGTGATTGGAATATTGATTGCGCTTAAAATCAATAACTGGAACACACAAAAGGTTAAGAAACAAGAGGAAATTGAAATCTATAAAAACATTAAAGACCAAATATCCCAGAATCTTGAAGAAATAAAAGTAGTTAAAAACAAAAATGAGTTTTATGGTAATCAATATGAATTTGCCAATCATCTGATTTCTTCTAAAAACTTTAAAAATGCAGATACCCTAGCAATAATGGCCATGAACCTATCTCAGTATTCAGATTTTAATGGAAATGGGAATGTGTTCGAGACCTTGGTAAACAGTGGGGATTTTAAATTAATTGAAAACACCGAAATTCAAAACAAACTCCAAAAGCTTCAATCTACTTACAGCTATATGAATAAATTGGAGGATATCCATTGGGAAATAATAATGAAAGAATTATCCCCTGAATTAAGAGGGGTTATAAATTATTCCAATCTTCAAATTGTAAAGCCAGACAAACTTTATTCAGTAGAATTACAAAATATATTTATTGAAAGTATTTTTTTAACCAAAGGAAAAAATGCCGTCTATAATTTAGCATTGACAGAAATAAATAACCTTACCAATTTAATTGACAACGAGCTGAAAAAATATCCTGCTAACTAA